A window from Salvelinus sp. IW2-2015 linkage group LG5, ASM291031v2, whole genome shotgun sequence encodes these proteins:
- the LOC111964052 gene encoding protein PRRC2B isoform X5 gives MSDRLGQITKSKDGKSKYSSLSLFDKYKGKSIETQKTAAVPRHGLQSLGKVAAARRMPPPAHLPSLKSENKGNDPNVIIVPKDGTGWANKQEQPDQKSSIASTQQLPELQPQLALQKSVSNLQKTTPVASQESTNTSGPKQWAHLNGKAVELDGLRASNRLQPFSHEEFPTLKAAGEQDKAGKERSTFDPSYGPGPSLRPQNVTSWREGGGRNLVPSSLPACLPSETEGKASGVAETGSSPPPLPPSASSILSAPMVSPTTATIVSAPPAPEPKEISLRPAQPLRRPAPPALSHHHPTTTTYHDMLPAFMCPKETCDAPGTAEHTGPVTVVAPVRFDNRPTFRQPYPNNNQEPVNGEVGRGENRFIRGPLRNPSSRPIRRPGDRPPRPAIINPDDLKDLDELDNDCEDGWAGIHEEVDYGEKLKFSDDEEEHAAGEKNKMWAEWENQRRERQLSLSSGEGPYPQEGPEEEAYLAYQEQMAHRNTNGRFPSGEAQAQQKSSGLGMAQQGEPLEDQEERQVPARGKFVSPELSEAVERARRRREEEERRAREERLAACAEKLKRLDEKFGKMERQLSRSEEEAKDGESKDAALSPGRESKNHPESWQYGTKDAECLLEHSPRQQDYRDKATSGFASYRSEDDPGAESNSPLPPRFQKQQQEQVYKMQHWQQQSGHPAPSGSSHPQRGYYPPHVLGFDPRWMMMPPFMDPRMAQGRSPVDYYPNAVHSSGMMKPLMQPDHLNSPGSTSDEGCHPSMHHERRAPSTEPYPVWNQDGYPPRSFTPPYQRQHESSDRSQPDDRIDRTCSQQDLYEERGNECLDNPSHDLSHPAYHQSRGTDRDHHSHNQGLLSTALSRPQQQNTDGDYPKQEPKDGHLKDSTDHRDDVFDTAKEKGFDSDFWRRDGGQKKEGGVGVQNQWFDPGSTTSASSVSQPSETSGRTLTRRTGPIKKPVLKALKVEEKENEKPKVEPGEKVVPYRLEKEVLTNVYDLKKDNQPLVSNRRSASPAIEKQPEGKQHPPPAPAKVEQPSSPHSEDLPKESSWDSGKSQSSRDDQESREPAAPRRNNWIFVDEEQAFAGARGTGRGRSRGGFREFSSRGDRGGRGGENPRGSYNNNNSRDAVGAQRPGRGRGLPRDFVKVEDLQRGKPRRRNVSETLSETSEYEELPKRRRQKGSENGEGVSYPEQGETRKADRDSWRSNKVYTEDQAASDARDDKAKASSRGFGGRSLPPRLDTGRGYNTGRGFNNSSRDTSTWRGRGTQFGSGGGPMLENGYGPGTETFSRRPPPAEREPLKYTPKFTGSTGSFMENGTEDRGLEGEYYIDNDNPGQQQLRRRRPPRQDKPPRFRRLRQEREPGSGQWTSDEYINGSDGFANPWPGRSKEGSREDGWPSGHYSGGGGRSGGQHGQAEDWETGSENSDFNDWREKRGGGQQQQAHGGDVHSDSGHGELGSVEKRELAKRSFSSQRPLMDRQNRKGEPALLEGNKMTRSSENPNALPSCNRNDGWQNGGASNHRRNKEDSGLVYCVEQSEEGHQSNEHSGKKLDKELKTRSVKGDLAEPLSQYDLTSYHIEGDAGGSSPDGFQDLSKKQQRHLPQEDDRRRKEHGAPVPVKNRPITSKMPPRFAKKQGGMTMDQPEEGLSANNLGTEIWETNSSALSVQSSGGDSWTKQVSYTGSEPNSEDSDAGPEQSKEQHKPGPIGNERSLKHRKGSEGLEGGPITPVNGVNLHADTVLPVPPIEFGVSAKDSDFSLPPRSTPVPVSNPVTKLQVTLASNPALTQAIPMLRRDHLQPGINLNPISFPSADLTLKMESARKAWENSQSLPEQGSPGGVAAGAQPPCTVGSSSGVSYSSFGGVPMPVASVAPSMSMQGNHIPPLYLDGHVFPSQPRLVPPTMTQQQSYQQAAAQQIPISLHTSLQAQAQLGLRGGLPVSQSQEMFNSIPSFRSQVYMHPNLSQPSPMVLSGGGPLKGPYSAFPGMQPSDMVKPQSGSHYQPMNGSQAMVYDGQMNQGPGMGSSQLMDSQLIQVTMPLPGSQLRYGSAQQHLILPQSIQLQQGQNLSVGAARRMLPPGSQPPVMTGSRETSQMEMKGFQFSDKPNHSQGMPGGYNRPGSASPSGKPSGPVPGHYTQQVPPPQGSMVMHMRPPTTGPFPTPIQRPVMQVNKTVIIRSPPYPNPGREPLHSTPPLAPEPSVKGPEDGMKLSHPL, from the exons tTCCATTGCATCAACACAACAGCTGCCGGAGTTGCAGCCGCAGCTGGCTTTACAGAAATCTGTCTCCAATCTCCAGAAGACCACACCGGTAGCCAGTCAAGAG AGCACAAACACAAGTGGACCAAAGCAATGGGCCCATCTAAATGGAAAGGCCGTAGAACTAGATG GTTTAAGGGCCTCAAACCGACTGCAGCCCTTCTCTCACGAGGAATTTCCAACGCTGAAGGCTGCTGGGGAACAGGACAAGGCTGGCAAGGAAAGAAGCACCTTCGATCCGTCGTATGGGCCCGGACCAAGCCTCCGCCCCCAGA ATGTGACAAGTTGGAGGGAGGGTGGTGGGAGGAACCTTGTGCCCTCATCCCTGCCGGCCTGCCTGCCTTCAGAGACCGAGGGCAAGGCCAGCGGCGTGGCTGAGACTGGGagctccccccctcctcttcccccctctgcctcctctattctctctgccCCCATGGTCAGTCCCACCACTGCCACCATTGTCAGCGCCCCTCCAGCCCCGGAGCCCAAGGAGATCTCTCTGCGCCCCGCCCAGCCACTCCGCAGGCCCGCCCCCCCTGCCCTGAGCCATCAccaccctaccaccaccacctaccACGACATGCTGCCTGCCTTT ATGTGCCCCAAAGAGACTTGTGATGCTCCCGGCACTGCTGAACACACTGGCCCTGTCACTGTGGTCGCCCCAGTCCGCTTTGACAACAGGCCCACCTTCAGGCAGCCCTACCCCAATAACAACCAAGAGCCTGTCAA TGGCGaggtggggagaggagaaaaCCGCTTCATCCGCGGGCCCCTGCGCAACCCCTCCTCCCGACCCATCCGTCGACCTGGCGACAGACCCCCTCGTCCAGCAATCATCAACCCAGATGACCTGAAGGATCTGGATGAGCTAGACAACGACTGTGAAGACGGCTGGGCAG GTATCCATGAAGAAGTTGATTACGGCGAGAAACTCAAGTTcagtgatgatgaggaggagcatGCCGCTGGTGAAAAGAACAAGATGTG GGCTGAATGGGAGAACCAACGTCGTGAGCGCCAGTTATCCCTGAGCTCAGGAGAGGGGCCATACCCCCAGGAGGGCCCTGAGGAGGAGGCTTACCTTGCCTACCAGGAGCAGATGGCCCACAGGAACACCAATGGCAGGTTCCCCTCTGGAGAAGCACAG GCACAGCAGAAGAGCTCCGGGCTGGGCATGGCCCAACAGGGTGAACCCCTGGAAGACCAGGAGGAGCGCCAGGTCCCAGCCCGGGGCAAGTTTGTTTCCCCTGAGCTCTCAGAGGCTGTGGAGAGAGCACGCCGacgcagggaggaggaggagaggcgtgCCCGTGAGGAAAGACTGGCCGCATGTGCCGAGAAGCTCAAGAGGCTAGATGAGAAGTTTGGGAAGATGGAGAGGCAGTTGTCGAGGTCTGAGGAGGAAGCAAAGGACGGGGAGAGCAAGGATGCAGCACTGTCCCCTGGAAGAGAGAGCAAAAACCACCCAGAGAGCTGGCAGTACGGCACAAAAG ACGCTGAGTGTCTCTTGGAGCACTCCCCCAGACAGCAGGACTACAGGGACAAGGCCACCTCGGGCTTCGCCTCCTACCGCAGCGAGGACGATCCCGGGGCCGAATCCAACTCTCCCCTACCGCCCCGCTTCCAAAAGCAGCAGCAG GAGCAAGTGTATAAGATGCAGCACTGGCAGCAGCAGTCTGGCCACCCCGCCCCCTCCGGCTCCAGCCACCCCCAGAGGGGCTACTACCCCCCACACGTGCTGGGCTTTGACCCCCGCTGGATGATGATGCCCCCCTTCATGGACCCCCGCATGGCCCAGGGCCGCTCCCCTGTAGACTACTACCCTAACGCTGTCCACTCTTCAG GAATGATGAAACCGCTGATGCAGCCAGACCACCTGAACAGCCCAGGGTCCACCTCTGACGAGGGCTGCCACCCCAGCATGCATCACGAGAGGAGGGCCCCCTCCACCGAGCCCTACCCCGTTTGGAACCAAGATGGCTACCCCCCTCGCAGTTTCACCCCACCCTACCAGAGACAGCACGAGAGCTCAGACAGGAGCCAGCCAGACGACCGGATTGACAGGACCTGCTCCCAGCAGGACTTGTATGAAGAGAGGGGAAACGAGTGCCTAGACAACCCCTCTCACGACCTCTCCCATCCGGCCTACCACCAGAGCAGAGGCACCGACAGGGACCACCACTCGCACAACCAAGGCCTGCTCTCCACAGCCCTGAGCCGGCCCCAGCAGCAGAACACAGACGGCGACTACCCCAAACAGGAACCCAAAGACGGGCACCTGAAGGACAGCACTGACCACCGCGACGATGTCTTCGACACCGCCAAGGAAAAGGGCTTTGACTCAGACTTCTGGAGGCGAGATGGAGGCCAGAAGAAGGAAGGTGGTGTTGGTGTTCAGAACCAGTGGTTTGATCCTGGCTCCACCACCTCCGCCAGCAGTGTAAGCCAGCCATCTGAGACCAGTGGTAGGACCCTGACCCGCAGGACCGGTCCCATTAAGAAGCCTGTGCTCAAGGccctcaaagtggaagagaaggAGAACGAGAAGCCCAAAGTGGAGCCCGGGGAGAAGGTAGTCCCTTACCGCCTGGAGAAAGAAGTGCTCACCAATGTATATGACCTGAAGAAAGACAACCAGCCCCTAGTAAGTAACAGACGCTCCGCCTCACCTGCTATCGAGAAGCAGCCAGAAGGGAAGCAACACCCACCACCAGCCCCTGCTAAAGTAGAGCAGCCATCCAGTCCCCACAGTGAGGATTTGCCCAAGGAGAGCAGCTGGGACAGTGGGAAGAGCCAGTCCTCTAGAGACGACCAGGAGAGCAGGGAGCCTGCCGCACCACGACGCAACAACTGGATCTTCGTCGATGAGGAGCAGGCCTTTGCCGGAGCCAGGGGAACGGGTAGAGGTCGAAGCCGTGGCGGCTTCAGGGAGTTCAGCTCCAGAGGAGACCGGGGAGGCCGAGGCGGAGAGAACCCCAGAGgaagctacaacaacaataacagCAGGGACGCCGTTGGAGCCCAGAGACCAGGCAGAGGCAGAGGACTGCCCAGGGACTTTGTCAAGGTGGAAGACCTGCAGAGGGGGAAGCCAAGGAGGCGCAACGTCAGCGAGACTCTGAGCGAGACCTCCGAGTACGAGGAGCTGCCCAAGCGGCGGCGCCAGAAGGGCTCTGAAAACGGAGAGGGTGTCAGCTACCCAGAGCAGGGAGAGACCAGGAAGGCTGACCGAGACTCGTGGAGGTCGAACAAGGTGTACACTGAAGACCAGGCGGCTAGCGACGCCCGAGACGACAAAGCCAAGGCCAGCAGCAGGGGGTTCGGCGGCCGCTCTCTGCCTCCCAGACTCGACACTGGCAGGGGCTACAACACCGGCCGGGGGTTCAACAACAGCTCCAGAGACACCTCCACCTGGAGGGGCCGGGGGACACAGTTCGGCAGCGGCGGTGGGCCAATGCTGGAGAACGGCTATGGCCCGGGCACCGAAACCTTCTCCAGAAGACCACCACCTGCAGAGCGCGAGCCCCTCAAATACACCCCCAAGTTTACCGGCTCTACCGGTTCCTTCATGGAGAATGGCACAGAGGACCGTGGCTTGGAGGGAGAGTACTACATAGACAACGACAACCCTGGACAACAGCAGTTAAGAAGACGGCGGCCGCCACGCCAGGACAAGCCCCCGCGCTTCCGCCGACTACGTCAAGAGAGGGAGCCCGGCAGCGGCCAGTGGACCAGTGACGAGTATATCAACGGATCGGACGGATTCGCCAACCCCTGGCCAGGCCGCTCCAAGGAGGGAAGTAGAGAAGACGGATGGCCCAGTGGCCACTACTCCGGAGGGGGAGGGAGGTCCGGTGGTCAGCATGGCCAGGCTGAGGACTGGGAGACTGGCTCGGAGAACAGCGACTTCAACGACTGGAGGGAGAAGCGAGGTGGAGGGCAGCAGCAGCAAGCCCACGGTGGAGATGTGCACTCAGACTCTGGCCACGGGGAGCTTGGCTCTGTGGAGAAGAGGGAGCTGGCCAAGAGAAGCTTCTCCAGCCAGCGCCCCCTGATGGACCGGCAGAACAGGAAGGGAGAGCCGGCTCTACTGGAAGGGAACAAGATGACACGTTCCTCAGAGAACCCCAACGCACTGCCCTCCTGCAACAGGAACGACGGCTGGCAGAACGGAGGGGCCTCCAACCATAGGAG GAACAAAGAGGATTCAGGCCTAGTCTACTGTGTTGAGCAGTCTGAGGAGGGCCACCAGTCCAACGAACACTCAGGGAAGAAGCTGGACAAGGAGCTGAAGACTCGGTCTGTAAAGGGAGACCTGGCCGAGCCATTGTCTCAGTACGACCTCACCAGCTACCACA TTGAGGGGGATGCTGGGGGTTCCAGTCCAGATGGGTTCCAGGACCTGTCCAAGAAACAGCAGCGTCATCTTCCACAGGAAGACGACAGGAGGAGGAAGGAACATGGAGCTCCG GTGCCGGTGAAGAACAGACCGATCACCTCCAAGATGCCCCCACGGTTTGCCAAGAAGCAGGGTGGCATGACCATGGATCAGCCAGAGGAGGGCCTCTCTGCCAACAACCTGGGCACTGAGATCTGGGAGACCAACAGCTCCG CTCTGTCAGTCCAGTCATCTGGAGGAGACTCGTGGACCAAGCAGGTGTCTTATACAGGCAGCGAGCCCAACTCTGAGGACTCTGACGCGGGGCCTGAGCAGAGCAAGGAGCAGCACAAGCCCGGCCCCATCGGCAACGAGCGCTCGCTCAAGCACCGCAAGGGCTCGGAGGGTCTGGAGGGCGGGCCCATTACGCCCGTCAACGGCGTGAACCTCCACGCGGACACAGTGCTGCCTGTGCCGCCCATAGAGTTTGGCGTTAGCGCCAAGGACTCTGACTTCAGCCTACCGCCCAGGTCCACCCCAGTGCCTGTGTCCAACCCCGTCACCAAGCTACAGGTCACCCTTGCCAGCAAC CCGGCCCTGACCCAGGCCATCCCCATGCTGCGTAGAGACCACCTGCAGCCTGGCAtcaacctcaaccccatctcttTCCCCAGCGCTGACCTCACACTCAAG ATGGAGTCAGCCCGTAAGGCGTGGGAGAACTCCCAGTCTCTCCCTGAGCAGGGCTCTCCTGGTGGGGTTGCCGCTGGTGCCCAGCCCCCCTGCACTGTAGGCTCCTCCAGTGGGGTCAGCTACAGCTCCTTTGGAGGGGTGCCAATGCCCGTGGCCTCTGTGGCACCTTCCATGTCCATGCAGG GTAACCATATCCCCCCGCTGTATCTGGACGGCCATGTTTTTCCCAGCCAGCCTCGTCTGGTGCCCCCAACCATGACCCAGCAGCAGAGCTACCAACAG GCAGCTGCCCAGCAGATCCCCATCTCCCTGCACACCTCTCTGCAGGCCCAGGCCCAGCTTGGTCTCCGGGGGGGCCTGCCCGTCTCACAGTCCCAGGAGATGTTCAACTCCATTCCCTCCTTCAGGTCCCAGGTATACATGCACCCCAATCTGTCCCAGCCCAGCCCCATGGTGCTGTCAGGTGGTGGCCCCCTCAAGGGGCCCTACTCGGCCTTCCCGGGCATGCAGCCGTCGGATATGGTCAAGCCCCAGTCTGGCTCCCACTACCAGCCAATGAATGGCAGCCAGGCCATGGTCTACGACGGCCAGATGAACCAGGGCCCTGGCATGGGCTCCTCCCAGCTCATGGACTCCCAGCTCATCCAG gtgaccATGCCCTTGCCGGGCTCTCAGCTGCGTTATGGCTCTGCCCAGCAGCACCTCATCCTGCCCCAGTCCATCCAGCTCCAGCAGGGCCAGAACCTCTCCGTGGGAGCTGCCCGCAGAATGCTCCCCCCTGGCTCCCAGCCCCCAGTCATGACCGGCAGCAGAGAG ACCTCCCAGATGGAAATGAAAGGTTTCCAGTTCTCTGACAAGCCCAATCACTCCCAGGGCATGCCTGGAGGATACAACAG accAGGGTCTGCCAGCCCCAGTGGGAAGCCGTCTGGCCCCGTGCCTGGACATTACACCCAGCAG GTCCCTCCTCCTCAGGGCAGCATGGTTATGCACATGCGTCCCCCCACCACCGGCCCCTTCCCCACCCCCATCCAGAGACCTGTCATGCAGGTCAACAAGACCGTCATCATCCGCTCCCCCCCTTATCCCAACCCCGGGCGCGAGCCCCTCCACTCCACCCCCCCCTTGGCCCCCGAGCCCTCTGTCAAGGGGCCGGAGGATGGCATGAAGTTGAGCCACCCACTGTAA